The genome window CGTCCCAAATTAAATGCTAATAATTATGATCTTATATAAATTAAGAAAATATGTTTATAAACTCATTTTTCAATATAATTCTGATTGCATAGACTAAAAAATTATCATAAAAAATATGAGGATGAAATTGGTGAAGAGAAATGCATGGAGGACATGAGGATGAAGATGGTAAAGTTGGTGAGAGTATAATggataaacataattaattaatgttcCTTAAATTTATCAAAATTTGCATCTACTTTCAAACaaaaaattatatttattttaacatttaatttGGGACGAAAGGAGTATTAAATTACGATCGTAAAATATGCCTATTATAATCgtaaaaaacagaaaataaatacaCGCAATTTAAATATAAAGAACTGGCTCTCACAAAAACCCCAActtcatacaataatagttacaaATTACAACCATAGAAATGGAAGGAGAATAAAATCCTAGTCTATATATACTTACTAGACATCCACAAATTAAGCATCCGATTCTAAATATTCACGAAAACGATTGATTCCCTTGTATTTTTCTACAAACACTTTATTAGGTAAAACCACCATCTAATAAAATTCCTAACCCCAATATTGCTGCACTCATTTACACAGAAACAAAGTAGGGATAATATACCAATTAGTCACTGTGGTTTACCAAAAATCTTATATCCGTcctgttgtttttacaagttttaaattgGTCCTTCATCTTGGATTTTTTTTTCCTTCTACAAGACAACAGGGActaatatcataagttttaaaataAAATGGGCAGATACAGAGTTTTGCCAAGAATATGTTGACTAATTGGTGCATTATCCAAAGATTCCAAACAAAGTAGTAGAAATTCACCATTTAGTAGACTTGCATTTAGCAGCTGATCCGTTGTCGTCGAGATAAGGCCTGAAAGTCGTCATAACTTGTCCGTAAGTTGGCCTCTTGTAGTCAACTGCCTGTTATTTATAGTACTACAACATAAGCATATCTCACAGTTTGGTTGACCTAGGCACTTCTTATATAAGTTAAATGCACTCAACTTAATTACTAATTACATACTACTACTATAATTATTAGAAGCTAAGTAGTACAACTAATTAATGTCCATTTTGTCAGAATACATACATGTTCGATGACTTGTTCCGGTGTCGTCCATTTCCATTCTGCAAATTCAGGATCTGCTTCTCCAGTTGCTAAGTTTATCTCACTATCGTCTGATGTTAATCTCATGAGAAACCTGTAAATATAGTATCGACCAAAATCACATTTTCTATAAATGAAACCAAAATATTATAGGAAACAAACTAAGATACAAAAATTCCTAGCAACTAATATTGTCATATATATGTTCTTTTGAGAAAGTTCGAAAGGGAAGTCGATCCTAATATGTAGAATATGTAACTTGTCATTATCTATGAAACGTAATCATACATGAGTGCTTATGACTAGTAATTCTTATAGTTAAGCTGCATAAAGGGATCCTGGACTCTCAAACAGGGAAAATTTGGGGAACTAAATGAGATAAATAGTTAAATGAAGCGAATTAATTTTTTTTTGAGTTTAATTCGTTCCATTTAACTATTATTAAGCTgaagacatgatattaatttcataaaactcACAACATATATATAATCTTAAGGTAAACGCACCATTTCTGTGCCTGGCCATGCCATTCACCTCTCCAAAGACGATTCACTTTGGCTTTCACAGCAGGAGGGAAATCATAAGTTACCCAATTTGGAACCTATTAATAAGTAATAACCCAAATCCAAATTATCTAGCAAGACTTCAGAAAATTTTcaaaatattaaattaaaacaaGTTAAATTAAGCagaaatgtatgtatgtatatatatatgtatataatattcaGACCTCAGCAATAAATTCAGCAGAGACAACCCCTGTTTCTTCTCGTAATTCTCTGATTGCTGCTGATCTCGGCTCCTCACCATCTTCAATGCCACCCTGAAATCAATTTCACCACCATTCTTAATTATTAGTATAAATTAATTAAGCTATTTGGAGATACAATCcaaattcattatatatatatatattataacctgaCATTTAACAAGAGAATAATTAAGAAAAAGATTAATGTCTACCTGAGGCATCTGCCATGCTCCAGGAACATTCAATCTGGAAGCAACAAAAACCTGGAATCCATCAAAATGTCACTTTCAGTGTTGCAAATAATTAGTAATAAGTTCCAATTTATAAAATGAGACATTCTACAAAATTTAACATTAATTGGCAACATATTCTAATCTTATAATTCAAACTTACTTAATAGATCATACTAATTTCCAAACACCATCAAATTAACAAGGTACTATAAATTATTTTTCTTTTTAGACCAAGAAAAAAAATTAAGTCCCCGGATTGATACAACAGGAAAAATACAAGCTACATGCAAATTAGTTAAGAAAAAAACGAACttttttaaaaggaaaaaaaaaaaaaaaaaacctgattaTGAGAATTGATTAAGCAAACGCCAACGTTTGGCCTATAACCAGGAGGGAGATTCTCCATTACTGAACAACACTACCCTTTTTGATTGAATTTGAAGCTATATATGTGCGTGTGGTGTGATGATAAGCGAAGACTTTGAATTGAAGAAAGCCTTTTGAGTTTAGTTTTCAAGTAAGAAGACGAGAAAAAAATGGTAAAGTAAAAGAGTGAAGCTGACTTAATTTTATTTGAGTGAGAAAGAAAAACTCAATGGAGGGAGCTATATAATAGTGTATGTGCGTGTTCATTCTATTCTTTTGGCCGCTCTTTCTTCACCGTTGAAAAGTCGAGTCCCACGAGTTTTTTCATTTTTTACTTTTATTTTCGAAGGAGAGAGCCACGAGTTTTTTTTTTAGTAGTATATATATGCTTAATACTTTTTTTGATAAATGTATACATGCTTAATTGAAATCCATAAACTTTAACAAATAATTATGTATGTATACATACTTTCTTATGTATGATTTCATTCTTGTAAGGTACATCCATATGTATTATAGTATTTCTCATATTTTGCACAAGTTACCACTTGTTCTCTTTAGTTAATTAAACTCATAAATATTACTTCTTCTTTTTATGAAgtaataaatattactattatacTAAGGTAACTTAAATGGGTAAATGACCAAACAAGTATTTTCTATGGATGTTTTTTTGAACTAACTAATATTCAAAAAGATTTATAGATGTCTATTTCATTTTATTTTTGGTTTAAAGTGGTGTATAGGATTATCATGTGATTCGTATTTTAAATTCTAGAATAAAATCTACTGATCAGGGATTATATTTATAGATGAAGAATACAGTTCATAGCATGCTTAACATTTAGAAAGATTATTGTTAAATAATTAGTACTTAAATCAGGGATATCTTATTTCACAATCTACAAGCAAAATCAAGATTTTAGAACGAAGCATCGAGTCAGAAATCAACCCTTTCAGTCCCTCCCTTGAATCTAGTTTTTAGAttttctattaaaaaaaaaaattaaaaatacatatCGAATGCTTATTAAGGTCTAGATTTTCAGGGTAAGTAGGTTGAGGATGCACACAGTTAATCAAAGTTGACTAGTGCTCGTCAGTAGAAAAAAATTCAGCAAGCAAAAAGTAGTGGGCGATACATGCCATTGACTTTCAGATAAAAGTAATAACGAGCACAAAAGTTCGTGGAAGGAAAAATCTACTTTTTTCTATCATAATTCAGTTAGAATTTTAAAAACTCAAAACCATATTTATTTTGGTATTTTTTTTAGTATAGAACTCATTTTTATAAACAACATCGTGTTCGTGTAAAGTTACCCAAATACCctcaaattttaataaaagtgtagTATAGACACTTGAATTTTGTCTCAAGAGCTAAAATTTTTACTATAGACATTTGAAGATGTCTCTTTTGATGATTGATGTCGTCGGAGTGGCTTTGAAGGACTAAGGAGTCAGGACTCAGAATGTACACAAGTTGCACATCCCCGCATAATCACAGGCAGAGTCTTCCTTCTCTTCATTTGGCATTGATGTTTCCTCCTCATTTTGGTTATTTTGACACTTTAGTATTGATCATGATCGATACTCCCTCGATCCATTTTTATTTGATATATTTTAGGGTTTGGTTAGGATTAATTAAGGAAGCTAATTAGGTAaaacatatttaaaataatttggatgtgACATTTAAGTATGGAGACTAAAAGTATAAattgtgtaatttttttttttttggactcgGGGAGTATTTAAGTTATAAACAAAAGAGAATTAAATTTGAAGACGTATATCTTTTCGAGATTAGTTAGACTTATCATACAACTTCAGATGATTTCATAATCCGGTCTATTTTCGATGGACTGAACGTGGCCTATTCTCGATGGTGTGGGCCGTGTGGGGCTTGTTAAACATCACATCGGACAGTCGCCAAttcgacatttttttttttttaatagttaCATTGTTAGTGCGCGGACAGCGCGACTCGAAACCCCGACCTCACTATTTCACCACCACTGGACTAAGTCCCATGGGGCCAATTCGACATTCGTTATAAGATCATGTGCAACCCTATTAAAAAATAGAAACTCATAAGTTGTACATATATCTTATAGACAATAGAGAGATTTTTTTAATTTGTCCCAATTACAATTTAATTGCAAATCTTATTGACAAATCAACATCCGATACATGGCGTTTTATTAACGAATAGTAATTTGACATATGTATATATGAACTTTAATTaggtttcaaattatatttttaagtcaatgatattatttttttttttccttttctaatTAAGAAatcaaaatacaataaaaatataatgatttcTAATAAAGTTCTACCAATTACTTTTTCTTAATATAATAGTTTTATTTCTAATCAATTTCGTATCCATTATTTTAAAAAAAttctaataaaaatataatatactatattttttctatttttttattaaaaaaaattttctaataaaaattcatgatattatttttttctatttctaaTTAAAATAGGCACATCTCCTTATTTTCTTATTCAAACGGTATATTGTtaaaaaaattattcctaatcaaataataatatatattattttatctaatttttttattaaactatatTCTTCATTTAGAACTTTAAGTttcaaattataattttaagtgtaTGATTTTTTCTATTCTAATTAAgaaatcaaaacacaataaaaacatattcctaataaaattataatacactatattttttcctaatttttttatttaataatttttcctaattaaaatctattatatatttttgttattctTAATTAAAACGGGCACATCTTCCTTTTTTCCTATTCAAACGGACATATTGCTAAAAAAATTATTCCCaatcaaattaaaatatatattattttttttcaaatttaaactattattcctaataaaaatctgctatattttttttctattattAATTTAAACGAACGTATCTTATTTTTCaaataaaataattttttaattttaataggattgtaaattttgaaataaaatcaaaataattcTAATTGATTTAAAGTTAAAATAATTTCCTTTTGATATAATATTTGACATAGATTTAATAATGTTTAatgcaaataattattatataactttttgtaatatatatttaaattatttatttttaaacgtACCGACTTTCTGTCCAACGGACGGGCCCAATGACTAGTTTATGGTAATAATAAAGACGAAACGAAAGGATTGCGAAGAGATACTCATTGATGACAATGACTTCGTGAGTGCGGATGTAATTAGGGTTGGCAATTTAGATCTCATCCGATATACGGATATAGAAAATTATTATCCGAAAGATCCGATccgatatattattatattaatattaatataatataatataatataatatcattatattatactattattttaataataaatccaAACCACAATACACACAAcacattatataaagtatatattttagtcaatttaattaaaaataatgtaaaaaataattaaaaaaatctttaaaataaaaatattcttGATTATTGGATATTTTataacaattaaatttaaatttttgaaattttaaattttaattttttgaAATTCGGATGTGATcggatttttatttttttcatgCGGATCGGATTCGGATACTGATTGTCAATATCCACGGATCGGATTGGATAATAACGTCCGGATTTTTTTCGGATCGAATTGGATCGAAAAAAGTTAGAATATGTAATTTAAACAAGGCAATTTAGTATATATAAGATTCTATCAATCATTTTAAAGCTTCAcattaggaaaaaaaaaaaagtaaattctAAGTTATTGTCCACCTAAAATAATACTCCAGTAATAACAAAAAATTCTCGCAGCAATGCACTAATTAAAATGAGATCATGGGTAATCCAATTCCAAAATCATTATTACCGCATTACACGAAAATTCATTTGGAGCTCTGACGGTGAAAGGAGAGGCGTTCATTTGTTACATTGGGTTGTGGTTTCGTCTCCTAGATCAGTTGGAGGCTTGGGAATACGCAAGACTAGAACAATGAATATTGCCATGCTTGGTAAACTTATCTGGAGTATTCTGTCCGGGGAAGAAAAATCTTGGGTAAATATTTTGCGTAAAAAGTACATGGGGATGGGTGATTTGTTTCACTGCAGGCACAATTCAGGTGGATCGATTACGTGGACAAGTATTCTAAAAGCATTTGATCAGCTTAAAATGGGCTTTGTCTACCGAGTATTTTCAGGAAACTCTGTGTCCCTTTGGTTCGACAACTGGATTGGAAGTGGTCCTCTTTCAGAGTTCATAGCTAATTGTCAGATTCAATGAAGCTCTTTATTTGCCCTTGAAGCTCTCTACTTGCTGATTTGATTAAAGGCAcactcatgtttttttttttttttttgtataatttCCACTTTGCTTCTTCTCCAAGCCCCTGCCTACTCATGGTTGGATGGTTAAGGTAAACATTGATATTGGCAGGTTTT of Rutidosis leptorrhynchoides isolate AG116_Rl617_1_P2 unplaced genomic scaffold, CSIRO_AGI_Rlap_v1 contig75, whole genome shotgun sequence contains these proteins:
- the LOC139885079 gene encoding nudix hydrolase 25 codes for the protein MENLPPGYRPNVGVCLINSHNQVFVASRLNVPGAWQMPQGGIEDGEEPRSAAIRELREETGVVSAEFIAEVPNWVTYDFPPAVKAKVNRLWRGEWHGQAQKWFLMRLTSDDSEINLATGEADPEFAEWKWTTPEQVIEHAVDYKRPTYGQVMTTFRPYLDDNGSAAKCKSTKW